The DNA region GTGGACAGCACCGCGATGAAGGCCTCCTGCGGCACCTCGACGCTGCCGACCATCTTCATCCGCTTCTTGCCCTCCTTCTGCTTCTCCAGCAGCTTGCGCTTGCGGCTGATGTCGCCGCCGTAGCACTTGGCGAGCACGTCCTTGCGGATGGCGCGGACCGTCTCGCGGGCGATCACCCGGGAGCCGATCGCGGCCTGGATGGGCACCTCGAAGTTCTGCCGCGGGATCAGCTCGCGCAGCTTGGCGACCAGCCGCACCCCGTAGGCGTACGCCTTGTCCTTGTGGGTGATCGCGGAGAACGCGTCGACCTTGTCGCCGTGCAGCAGGATGTCGACCTTGACCAGGTCCGCGCTCTGCTCGCCGGTGGGCTCGTAGTCCAGCGAGGCGTAGCCGCGGGTCTTGGACTTCAGCTGGTCGAAGAAGTCGAAGACGATCTCGGCCAGCGGCAGGGTGTAGCGGATCTCGACGCGGTCCTCGGAGAGGTAGTCCATGCCGAGCAGCGAGCCGCGCCGGTTCTGGCACAGCTCCATGATCGCGCCGATGAACTCGGTGGGCGCGAGCACGGTGGCCCGCACCACCGGCTCGTACACCTCGTCGATCTTGCCCTCGGGGAACTCGCTGGGGTTGGTGACGGTGTGCTCGGCGCCGTCCTCCATCACCACCCGGTAGACGACGTTGGGCGCGGTGGCGATCAGGTCGAGGCCGAACTCGCGCTCCAGGCGCTCGCGGATCACGTCCAGGTGCAGCAGGCCGAGGAAGCCGCAGCGGAAGCCGAAGCCGAGGGCGGCGGAGGTCTCCGGCTCGTAGACCAGGGCGGCGTCGTTGAGCTGGAGCTTGTCCAGGGCCTCGCGCAGCTCGGGGTAGTCCGAGCCGTCCAGCGGGTACAGGCCCGAGAACACCATCGGCTTGGGGTCCTTGTAGCCGCCCAGCGCCTCGGTGGCGCCGGCGCTCTGGGTGGTGATGGTGTCGCCGACCTTGGACTGGCGGACGTCCTTCACACCGGTGATCAGATAGCCGACCTCGCCGACGCCCAGGCCGTCGGCGGGCAGCATCTCGGGCGAGTTGGCGCCGATCTCCAGCAGCTCGTGGGTGGCGCCGGTGGACATCATCCGGATGCGCTCGCGCTTGGTGAGCTGTCCGTCGACGACGCGGACGTAGGTGACCACGCCGCGGTAGGAGTCGTAGACCGAGTCGAAGATCATCGCGCGGGCGGGCGCGTCGGCGACGCCGACCGGGGCGGGGATGTCGCGGACCACC from Actinacidiphila sp. DG2A-62 includes:
- the lepA gene encoding translation elongation factor 4; its protein translation is MPEPSRTDPALIRNFCIIAHIDHGKSTLADRMLQLTGVVDQRQMRAQYLDRMDIERERGITIKSQAVRLPWAPTEGDQQGRTHILNMIDTPGHVDFTYEVSRSLAACEGTILLVDAAQGIEAQTLANLYLAMENDLTIVPVLNKIDLPAAQPEKFSEELANLIGCDPSDVLKVSAKTGVGVDALLDRVVRDIPAPVGVADAPARAMIFDSVYDSYRGVVTYVRVVDGQLTKRERIRMMSTGATHELLEIGANSPEMLPADGLGVGEVGYLITGVKDVRQSKVGDTITTQSAGATEALGGYKDPKPMVFSGLYPLDGSDYPELREALDKLQLNDAALVYEPETSAALGFGFRCGFLGLLHLDVIRERLEREFGLDLIATAPNVVYRVVMEDGAEHTVTNPSEFPEGKIDEVYEPVVRATVLAPTEFIGAIMELCQNRRGSLLGMDYLSEDRVEIRYTLPLAEIVFDFFDQLKSKTRGYASLDYEPTGEQSADLVKVDILLHGDKVDAFSAITHKDKAYAYGVRLVAKLRELIPRQNFEVPIQAAIGSRVIARETVRAIRKDVLAKCYGGDISRKRKLLEKQKEGKKRMKMVGSVEVPQEAFIAVLSTDSDGDAKARK